A stretch of the Bdellovibrio sp. 22V genome encodes the following:
- the clpB gene encoding ATP-dependent chaperone ClpB codes for MSNDIEKMTRKSQEAMQAAARLAERKNSPSVEPEHLLMELVQQSEGIVPRILDKLNVPQAQFLTDLRAKMDRFPQVTGGGQKLFASPRLEKVFKAAEDEAQEWGDSYISTEHFFLAMFKAGDSDLLNLLKKSKLSVEAVKTALQEMRGNQKVTDDDPENKYEVLHKYARDLTALAAEGKLDPVVGRDEEIRRVVQVLSRRTKNNPVLIGEPGVGKTAIAEGLALRIIKHDVPDNLVGKKLMSLDMGALIAGAKYRGEFEDRLKAVIKEVTSSDGQIILFIDELHTLVGAGKTEGAMDAGQLLKPALARGELRCIGATTLDEYRKYIEKDAALERRFQTVMVEEPSVDDAITILRGLKEKYEVHHGIRITDAALVAAVKLSHRYITNRFLPDKAIDLVDEAASKLGIETRSVPEEVDKIERELMQLRIEKEALKKEKDDSSKERLSVIDKEISSLNAKNQLLREQWEFEKGGIDQIKKLKADIEDLKLAISRAEREGDLGKAAELKYGKLPESEKKLKSLEERSKEQKATENRMLKEEVGPEDIAEVVAKWTGIPVSKMLESESQKLLHMEDVLKKRVVGQDHALTVVSDAIRRARAEISDPNRPIGTFIFLGPTGVGKTETVKALAEFLFDDEQAVVRIDMSEYMEKHSVSRLIGAPPGYVGYEEGGQLTEAVRRRPYSVVLLDEIEKAHNDVFNILLQVLDDGRLTDGQGRTVDFKNTVLIMTSNVGSQSILDSHMGEDKKRDAVMEALRERFRPEFLNRIDEIVMFHSLGEAQISGIVQVQLDLVAQRLRAKKINIDFDKSAVDLLAKKGYDPIYGARPLKRVIQTELLNPLSKEIISGKVKAGDTVKVKGNESHLIF; via the coding sequence ATGAGCAACGATATTGAAAAAATGACGCGAAAAAGCCAGGAAGCAATGCAAGCAGCGGCGCGCTTGGCGGAACGCAAGAACAGTCCTTCTGTAGAGCCAGAGCATCTTTTGATGGAACTGGTGCAGCAGTCGGAAGGGATTGTGCCTCGTATATTAGACAAGCTCAATGTGCCTCAAGCGCAGTTCCTGACGGACCTGCGTGCTAAGATGGATCGTTTTCCGCAAGTGACCGGCGGAGGCCAAAAGCTGTTTGCCAGCCCTCGCTTGGAAAAGGTCTTTAAAGCCGCCGAAGACGAAGCCCAAGAATGGGGTGACTCTTATATTTCAACGGAGCATTTCTTTCTTGCGATGTTCAAAGCCGGCGATAGTGATCTGTTAAATCTTTTAAAAAAATCCAAACTGTCTGTGGAAGCTGTGAAGACGGCGCTACAGGAGATGCGTGGCAATCAAAAAGTCACGGACGATGATCCTGAGAACAAGTATGAAGTTCTGCACAAATACGCCCGCGATCTGACAGCGCTGGCTGCCGAGGGCAAACTAGATCCCGTCGTCGGTCGTGATGAAGAAATTCGTCGCGTGGTGCAGGTTCTGTCCCGTCGTACAAAAAACAATCCCGTTCTTATTGGTGAACCGGGTGTGGGTAAAACGGCGATTGCTGAAGGTTTGGCTTTAAGAATTATCAAACACGACGTGCCTGACAATCTTGTCGGCAAAAAACTGATGTCCTTGGATATGGGGGCTTTGATCGCCGGCGCGAAATATCGCGGGGAGTTTGAAGACCGCCTTAAGGCCGTGATCAAGGAAGTCACCTCGAGTGATGGACAGATCATCCTTTTCATCGATGAGTTGCACACGCTTGTCGGTGCCGGAAAAACTGAAGGCGCGATGGATGCAGGTCAGTTGTTAAAACCGGCATTAGCACGCGGAGAACTTCGCTGTATCGGGGCCACAACTCTGGATGAGTATCGCAAGTATATCGAGAAAGACGCTGCCCTTGAACGCCGTTTCCAAACGGTGATGGTGGAAGAGCCGAGTGTTGACGATGCGATTACGATTCTGCGTGGTCTGAAAGAAAAATACGAAGTACATCATGGTATTCGTATTACTGACGCTGCTTTGGTGGCGGCGGTGAAGCTTTCACACAGATATATCACAAACCGCTTTTTACCTGACAAGGCCATCGACCTTGTGGACGAAGCGGCGAGCAAGCTCGGCATTGAAACGCGTTCCGTTCCTGAAGAGGTCGATAAAATTGAGCGTGAGTTGATGCAGCTGCGTATCGAAAAAGAAGCTTTGAAAAAAGAAAAAGACGATAGCTCGAAAGAACGCCTATCCGTCATTGATAAAGAAATCAGTTCTTTGAACGCGAAAAACCAGCTTCTTCGCGAGCAATGGGAATTTGAAAAAGGCGGCATTGATCAGATTAAGAAACTCAAAGCCGATATCGAGGATTTGAAACTCGCGATTTCTCGTGCAGAACGTGAGGGGGATCTGGGCAAGGCGGCCGAACTCAAATATGGAAAGCTTCCCGAGTCCGAGAAGAAATTGAAGTCTTTGGAGGAAAGAAGCAAAGAGCAAAAGGCGACCGAAAACCGCATGCTCAAAGAAGAGGTCGGTCCCGAAGATATCGCCGAAGTCGTCGCGAAGTGGACGGGAATTCCCGTCAGCAAAATGCTTGAAAGCGAATCGCAAAAGCTTTTGCATATGGAAGACGTTCTAAAGAAACGTGTCGTCGGCCAAGATCATGCTTTAACGGTCGTCTCCGATGCGATTCGCCGTGCGCGTGCCGAGATCTCCGATCCGAATCGTCCGATTGGAACATTTATTTTCCTCGGGCCTACGGGCGTGGGAAAAACCGAAACCGTGAAGGCGCTCGCAGAATTTCTTTTCGACGACGAACAAGCCGTTGTGCGCATCGATATGAGCGAGTACATGGAGAAACACTCCGTATCTCGTTTGATCGGCGCGCCTCCGGGCTATGTGGGTTACGAAGAAGGCGGTCAGTTGACAGAAGCTGTTCGTCGTCGTCCCTACAGCGTGGTCTTGTTGGATGAGATCGAAAAAGCTCACAACGACGTCTTCAATATCCTGTTGCAAGTTTTGGATGACGGGCGTTTGACAGACGGTCAAGGCAGAACCGTGGACTTCAAGAACACCGTTTTGATCATGACTTCAAACGTGGGCTCGCAGTCCATTTTGGACAGTCACATGGGCGAGGACAAGAAACGGGACGCCGTGATGGAAGCTCTTCGTGAAAGATTCCGTCCGGAGTTCTTAAACCGTATCGACGAAATCGTGATGTTCCACTCATTAGGTGAGGCGCAGATTTCCGGTATCGTACAAGTGCAGCTGGATCTCGTCGCGCAAAGATTGCGTGCGAAGAAAATCAACATCGACTTTGATAAGTCCGCTGTCGATCTTCTCGCGAAGAAAGGTTATGACCCCATTTACGGGGCCCGTCCTTTGAAGCGTGTGATCCAAACGGAGCTTTTAAATCCGCTTTCTAAAGAGATCATCTCTGGCAAAGTCAAAGCGGGTGACACTGTGAAAGTGAAAGGCAACGAATCGCATTTGATCTTTTAA
- a CDS encoding beta-sandwich domain-containing protein yields MKLPILSSILVAATLFQTPVFAQVRPDPRPGDRRVNPRDDHGREICNPYRNECREGREGRRGRDDRDGRHGGYRPRPNPHYPPYTPPPRHNPEPRPYPDYPRHNYGEASVQFYGVTRQSGGEWLRVGFSYPSYIDYVRVELYRAALQIHEAYAITESGRRVYLNGLSYSGTFYAGRSISSEYIRAGERIVAVDIRAESMGANADVSVTVTSNDGAPSIYPVHY; encoded by the coding sequence ATGAAACTACCTATTCTTTCAAGTATTCTTGTCGCTGCGACACTTTTTCAAACGCCTGTCTTCGCACAAGTGCGTCCTGACCCTCGCCCTGGAGACAGACGTGTGAATCCTCGTGATGACCACGGTCGTGAGATTTGCAATCCTTACCGCAACGAATGCCGTGAGGGTCGTGAAGGACGCCGCGGCCGCGACGATCGTGATGGACGTCATGGCGGTTATCGCCCAAGACCCAATCCGCATTATCCTCCGTACACACCTCCGCCACGTCACAATCCAGAGCCGCGTCCTTACCCAGATTATCCGCGCCATAACTATGGTGAAGCGAGCGTGCAATTCTATGGCGTCACAAGACAATCTGGTGGTGAATGGTTGCGTGTTGGCTTTAGCTATCCCTCTTACATTGATTACGTGCGTGTGGAACTTTACCGTGCAGCTTTGCAAATTCACGAAGCTTATGCCATCACAGAGTCAGGCCGCCGCGTTTACTTGAACGGTTTGTCTTATTCAGGAACTTTCTATGCAGGTCGCTCCATAAGCTCGGAATATATTCGTGCCGGTGAGCGCATCGTTGCCGTGGATATTCGTGCAGAGTCTATGGGCGCGAATGCGGATGTGAGCGTGACAGTGACGTCGAATGACGGAGCGCCTTCGATCTATCCAGTCCACTATTAA
- a CDS encoding LysR family transcriptional regulator, whose amino-acid sequence MMLTTTHLDAFLAVSRNLNFTKAAAELHVTQSALSQRILNLEKELGTTLFIRDRGGIKLTETANELVRYCRIKNQLEEEFLNSLKNKTAEKLAGVLRIGAFSSVMSSLVLPAFAPFFKDNSSVSFHAFNREMSHLPDMLKRGEIDYMLLDHKLDWEDLEQVHLFDESYVLTEKKNYDGPDIYLDHDEQDTTTFKYLRFAGVKQKNIKRQYLDEIHGIIEAVKLGVGRAVLPLHLVKQEKNLQILSPQTVLKVPVYLSFYSQPYYSKLHQSVLKYFQSIHP is encoded by the coding sequence ATGATGCTTACTACAACCCACCTCGATGCATTTTTAGCTGTTTCACGAAATTTGAATTTCACCAAAGCGGCGGCGGAATTGCATGTTACGCAATCTGCATTGTCACAAAGAATTTTGAATTTAGAAAAAGAACTCGGCACAACTCTGTTTATTCGTGATCGTGGAGGAATAAAGCTGACTGAGACCGCGAACGAACTTGTTCGTTATTGCCGAATTAAAAATCAGCTTGAAGAAGAGTTTCTTAATTCATTGAAAAATAAAACGGCGGAAAAGCTTGCAGGTGTTTTGCGGATAGGCGCTTTTTCGTCTGTGATGAGTTCGTTGGTGCTTCCGGCATTTGCGCCGTTTTTTAAGGACAATTCGTCCGTTTCATTTCATGCCTTTAATCGCGAGATGAGTCACCTTCCCGATATGTTGAAGAGAGGTGAAATCGACTATATGCTCTTGGATCATAAACTCGATTGGGAAGACCTCGAACAAGTGCATCTTTTTGATGAGTCCTATGTCTTAACAGAAAAAAAGAACTACGACGGGCCTGATATCTATCTCGATCATGATGAGCAAGACACGACGACTTTTAAATATTTGCGCTTTGCCGGAGTCAAACAGAAAAATATTAAACGCCAATACCTTGATGAGATTCACGGTATTATTGAAGCCGTTAAGTTAGGCGTAGGGCGAGCGGTCCTGCCGCTGCATTTGGTGAAGCAGGAAAAAAATCTGCAGATTCTTTCTCCGCAAACGGTTCTAAAGGTCCCAGTTTATCTTTCCTTTTATTCTCAGCCTTATTATTCAAAACTGCATCAGTCAGTTTTAAAATACTTTCAGTCCATTCATCCTTGA
- a CDS encoding DUF2127 domain-containing protein: MPTGLQLIALLEATKGFVVLTAGLGVLEYIHLHMQTFGEHVLQLCGLNPQSEHAQSLAHLLSGVTEQKILLLASGVVLYSVLRFIEAFGLWKERNWARWFGIVSGGIYLPYEVYELIARFSWMKVAVTVINILIVLYLIRSRGSKAPVTKKSLTEIV; the protein is encoded by the coding sequence ATGCCTACAGGTCTACAACTCATCGCCCTCTTGGAAGCCACGAAAGGCTTCGTGGTTTTAACAGCGGGCCTGGGTGTTTTGGAATACATTCATTTGCACATGCAAACCTTCGGTGAACATGTGTTGCAGCTTTGCGGTCTGAACCCTCAGTCCGAACACGCGCAGTCTTTGGCGCATCTTCTTTCGGGGGTTACGGAACAAAAAATTCTTCTGCTCGCTAGCGGCGTCGTGCTTTACAGTGTGCTTCGTTTTATTGAAGCTTTCGGCCTGTGGAAAGAGCGGAACTGGGCACGTTGGTTTGGAATTGTCTCCGGCGGTATTTATCTTCCGTATGAGGTCTACGAACTGATCGCACGCTTTAGCTGGATGAAAGTGGCGGTCACTGTCATTAATATTCTTATTGTTCTTTATTTAATAAGATCTCGCGGGTCTAAAGCGCCGGTAACAAAAAAGAGTTTGACCGAAATCGTTTAA